The Labilibaculum sp. sequence TTAATCAACTTGAGATTGAAGGCTACCAAAAACGCATTCCCGATGGTATTTTGTACATCAATGGATTGCCAATGGTGGTTTTTGAATTCAAATCGGCCATTCGTCCCGAAGCTACAATTCACGATGCGTACATACAACTAACAACTCGTTATCATAGAGATATTCCTGAACTGTTTAAATACAATGCCTTTTGTGTGATCAGCGATGGTGTAAACAACAAGGCCGGTTCCTTTTTTGCTCCTTATGAATTTTTCTATGCCTGGCGCAAAATAGAAGGGAACGAAACAGAGGTAGACGGAATTAGCTCGATGTTCTCGATGATTAAAGGGATGTTTCAAAAGGAACGCTTGTGCGATATTATTCACAACTTTGTTTACCTGCCGGATGCCTCTAAAAAGGACGAAAAAATTCTTTGCCGATATCCTCAATACTACGCAGCCAGAAAACTGTACGAAAACATCAAGATTCACCAACGTCCGAATGGTGATGGAAAAGGTGGGACCTATTTTGGAGCCACTGGCTGCGGAAAAAGTTTCACCATGCTTTTCCTGACTCGCTTGCTGATGAAAAGCAAGTACTTTGCGAGTCCTACCATTGTTCTGATTACGGACCGAACCGACTTGGACGATCAGCTGTCTGGCCAATTCACCAGTGCCAAAAATTACATTGGAGACAATAAAGTGATTAGTGTAGAAAGTCGTGCTGATTTACGAAAGGAACTACAAGGACGAAACTCTGGAGGTGTATTTTTAACTACCATCCATAAGTTTACAGAAGACACTCAATTGCTAACCGATAGGACCAATGTAATTTGTATATCGGACGAAGCGCATCGTAGCCAAACCAACCTGGACCAGAAACTACGAATTACCGAAAATGGCGTTACAAAAACCTATGGGTTTGCAAAATATTTACATGACTCCTTGCCAAATGCAACTTACGTTGGATTTACCGGAACTCCGGTTGATGCAACCTTGGATGTATTCGGTGAAGTGGTTGATGCCTACACCATGACCGAATCGGTAAAAGATGAAATTACCGTACGAATTGTTTACGAAGGTCGCGCAGCCAAAGTATTGCTAAACAATTCAGCACTTCAGCAAATTGAGGAATACTACAGCGAATGTGCCGAAGAAGGAGCTAACGATTATCAGATAGAAGAAAGCAAGAAGGCTGCAACCAATATGAATACTATTATTGGTGATCCGGATCGATTGAAAGCATTGGCCGAAGATTTCGTAAAACATTACGAAAAACGCGTAACCGAAGGTTCTACCGTTAAAGGGAAAGCCATGTTTGTGTGCAGCAGCAGACAAATTGCCTATGAATTTTACAAAAATGTTATTTCGCTACGTCCTGAATGGGCCGAAGTATTAACCTGCGAAACGGGAAGCCAATTAACCGATAATGAAAAGAAGGAAATCAAACCCATGGAGCGTGTAAAAATGATCATGACTCGTGGTAAGGATGACCCGAAAGAATTATATGAATTATTGGGAAGTAAGGAGTACCGAAAAGAACTGGACCGACAATTCAAAAATGGTAAATCGAACTTTAAAATTGCCATTGTTGTGGACATGTGGCTAACCGGTTTCGATGTTCCTTTTTTGGATACCATTTACATCGATAAACCCATTCAGCGACACAACCTGATTCAAACCATTTCTCGTGTTAACAGAAAATTCGAAGGTAAAAACAAGGGCTTGGTTGTCGATTACATTGGCATTAAAAAGCAAATGAACCTGGCATTGGCACATTACAACAAAGCCGACAGTCAGAATTTCGAAGATATTGAACAATCGGTTGTTGTAGTTAAAGATCACTTGGATCTTCTTGCCAAAATCTTTTACAAGTTTGATACCTCAAAATATTTTAAAGGATCGACTTTAGAGCAATTGAATGCTCTGAATATGGCAGCTGAATATGTGCAAATCACTCAGGAAATTGAAAAACGATTCATGTATTTAGTGAAGCGACTAAAAGCGGCTTACGATATTTGCTCTGGTAGTGAAAAGCTGGACGAGATTGAACGGGACCACATTCACTTTTATATGGCCGTGCGATCCATTGTTTTTAAACTAACCAAAGGAAATGCTCCCGACACAGCACAGATGAATGCCAAGGTTCGTGAAATGATTAAGGAAGCACTATTAAGTGATGGTGTTGAAGAGATTTTCAAACTTGGTGATAAGAATGAAAGCCAAACTGATATTTTCGAGGATGATTATCTGGCCAAAATTGAAAAGATAAAACTCCCGAACACAAAAATTAAGTTGTTACAGCAATTACTGGCCAAAGCCATTCAGGATTTTAAAAAGGTTAACAAAATTAAGGGAATAGACTTTTCTAAAAAAATGTCTGATTTGGTAAGTAAATACAATGAACGAAACGAAGATGATGTGTTGCGAAGTGAAGTCTTAGAGGATTTCACCGACGAAATTATCGACCTCTATCATGCTCTGAGAAAGGAAAAAGAATCTTTCAATGAAATGGGTATTGACTTCGAAGAAAAAGCCTTCTACGACATTTTAAAAGCTCTGGCTCATAAATACGACTTCAATTATCCTGAAGACAAATTGATCGAATTAGCAAAAAAGGTAAAAGACGTTGTAGACGACAAAGCCAAATACACAGACTGGAGCAAACGAGACGATATTAAAGCCGAACTAAAGGTTGGCTTAATCATCCTATTAGCTGAGAACGACTACCCTCCTGTCGATCGTGACGAAGTGTATAAGGAAATTTTTGAGCAGGCGGAAAATTTTAAGAAGTATCAAGAGATATAGAATTTTGTAATTGAAATAAACATGAAAACATACTTTTCCAATCTAATTCCAAAGCTACTTTCTTACAGTAAGAAATTGGATAGTTCATCTCTTCTTACCAATCACCATTGGACCGTTATAGATGAGAGTTTGACTGAAAAAACGGTTTTTATTTTTCGGCCTAAAGACAATCAACTTTTGATCTCCTGAAATGGAAAGGTGGAAAAAGGAATCTGGGAATTAGTTGATCACAACACCTTACTTATAGACACTAAAACAGAATCTAGAATGTTTAAGCATGGCTTTGCTGATGATTCTGTATTGGCCTTAAAAGTAGATGGGAAAACTGAATATGCATTTCTAGTAGATGAAAATATTGTTCCTGAATCGGCTAAAACACTTGACGGCTTATTTACATTCCTAGAGAATAAATATGTGAATTTTAAGGAGAAAGAGTCATCTAAGATTATGGATAAATCTCACATAGATATTGAAGCTCCAGTCCTCACACAGGATCATACTGAAAGAAATACTGATGATAATGATGAAGGACTATCAAACGCAAAGACCTTTTTAATTGTATTATTTATCATCATAGCGCTAATAGTTGTCTATGCTAATAACTAATTGTTCATCTTCCTAATAATAGGGATAAAATACACAAAAAAGATTCGAGGGAGCAGCGAATTTTAAGAAGTATAGGCAGGTGTAGAAAAACTAAAGTAGATAATTTGAATTTTTCATGAACAAAAAAGAAAAAATATTACTGGGTACTACGGCACTATTAGGAACAGCTTTGGGGATTTCAATACACAAGAACATCCAACAACAAAAGAATTTAAATGAGACTAAAAACTCATGTAATCACCTATTAGAGAAAATCAATAGGCAAGAAGCAGAACTTCTTCAAAAAAGAGGAAACATGCACTTCGTAAAAAATTGTCTGGGAATTATAAAAAGTTTTGCAGAAGATGCGGAAGAGTCAGAAAATGCGGAAGAACGCCTAAATAATATTGTTACCGCCAATCAAAATACAATTCAGTCTATAGATTTAATAAAACCTTTACTCGAGCACCTGACCTATGCAACCAATAATATTAGCTCCAATTTATTCGAAGAATTGAAGCATTTAAAGGTATTTATGAGGTTTGTGAAAATCAGATCTGAGAATAATTGCGAAATAAAATACACTCTTAATGACAATGTTAAGCCCTATATAAAGTACAATATTTGTTGTTGTATTCTAACTGAATTACTGGAAAACGCTTTCAAACACAGCTATTTATCTGCTGATAACAATACAATATCAATTGATATAAAAATGGCTGATGATGACTATATGTTGTATAAGGTTTCCAATCCAATATATCAGTCTAAAACAATTCATGATTCGTCTTCGCCAGGAGGTATGGGTATCAATAACATTAAAGAGAGGCTTTCTCTATATTATCAGAACATGTTCGAGATCTCATCCGAAGAAAAAAATGGCAGGTATGAATGTAAGCTGATTGTTAAACTTTTAAAAAAGTAAGATAGATGTTCAATATTGTAATCGTTGATGATGAAGAAACAATAGCTAAATCAATTGAAAAGTATTGTAAGCAAAGTCCATTAGTTTCCAGAACTAAAATTGAAACGAATTCCTCTAAACTATTGGATGATTTACAAAACAGTAGCTATGATGATTTTAACCTTTATCTTCTTGATATTGAAATGACAGTTCGTGGTGACGTAATAGCCAAAAAAATCAAAGCAAAATATCCTGAAGTTCAGATCGTATTTATATCTGGATACGAGAAAAGAGGAAACATTTTATTCCAGAACAATCAACTTACCTCAGGATTTTTAGACAAGCCTGTGAACAAGAGTGAATTATTAAACCTTCTGTCAGAAATCCATGCTACATCACTTGTATTAAAGCTGTTTAATGTTTACGATACGCAACAAGCACCTGTTGAGAAACCAATCTGCTCAGCTGATATTATTGCAATAACTTCTGACACAAGCGTAATTCAGAAAGATCTTCCAAAAAACAATATTGCTCTACTTTTTAAAAACGTATGCTTTAGATTAAATTCAACTATTAAAGGTTTCATTCAGGATCATCAAATTCAAGATAAAGAGTTTATTAAAATTTCCGGATCAACTCTTCTAAACCTTAACTTTATCAAAGAATTTTCTAAATCAGATGAAACAATTACAACAAATAACGATTTAGTATTTAAAGTATCCAGAAGTTTCAAACCTGTTTTTGATGAATTACACAACCACTTTTCCCGAAAATAATACCAGTTTTCCTTTTCATGAAGTGTGACAATCATTTGTTTCTATATTCGAGTCATAATTAAAATAAGTACTAACAATTAATACTAAAAATTATGTCTTTAGATTCAGATTACGATTACACTCAAGCAGACCTTGACAACCATGCTGATCAATTAAATCCTAACAGTGATGTTTATGAATCAAGCAGGAATGGTAATTAATTAAGAGTATCTGTAACAATTTTTTAAACTTAAGGAAATGGGAAAAACAAAAATGTCAACACCAGCAGCTGCTAGAATTCAATCTTCAACAGCTAAAGCTTCAGGAGGAACAGTTAGTAAAGGTAGTTTTGCCGCAAGAGCAACAAGTGCTGCAACAAAGAGTTCTAAGAAATAGTGTCTAAAAAAATAGCCGTAACGAAATCGCTACGGCTATTTACACACTTTGTAAGACAGTGTAGTATATTAACTTTAATGCTCCCAAGTATCTACTCCCTTGGTGTACTTGATATAAAATGTTTTAGGGGAAACAAATTTATGAAATAGTACTTTAGAGAAACTCCTTTCATCACAATATTCTTCATATCTCATTTCAAACATCTCATCTTCCGGATAATTGGTTATTTCTTCAACGTAAAATTTGTTTTCTAATTTCACTTTCTCGTTTGAATCGCCAACCATATAAAGAAATCTATTCGAAAAAACCAATGGACTATCAGAGATGTCAAATGATTTTGGCATCACTTCTTTTCGCTTAGGATATTTAAGCAAATCACAATCACGAAGCAACGTATGATTTATTTTAAATTCTCCTAGGAATTTGGATGTTTTGGCTGGAATACAGATAATTTTCTCCTCTCTTCTGGAAACAGAATAACCTGATGTTGCTCCTGATGTGCCGGAAGATGCAACAATTACAGGAGTCGTTTGAAAAATACTAGCAACAGAAGTTACAGTAGTCGCAGTATTTTTTACCGAAACGCCTTGACTTGCCGAATTACTGAAAATACGATTCTGGAAATAATCATGCGCAACACCGTTAACAATAAAAAAACTCTCGCTTAGATCAAGATAAATATTCTGATCCGTTTTATTATAAAATTCGTATCCCATATCACCATACTCACCCCATAAATTATAACGAATACTACAATTTTCATCTTCAAAAAGCAGGCCCTTATCGTCTGCGTCACTTTTATTAATTGACTCAACATTGTACACTTGATAGAAAACAGAGGATGCGCAGGAAGCACAACTTAAGGCCAAAATAGTTATCAAAAATAGATTTTTAATTTTCATATTGCTTGTATTAATTTAATTAACAATATTAATCAATTCAAAAACAATACTAGCCTGTCAAATGTGCCAAGTTTCCTTTTTGCTATAAAAGGGCTATTAATGGTTCCTATTTTCATACATAAAAAGAGAAATCCAATGAATTAAACTATTATTGTCCAGATCACAAAAGAAGCTTGCAACCAAGAATAAAATAGCCATTTTAAATAATTTATTTTATCAGAAAATTTATAAATACCGGATTCCTATATTCATTCAACTTATATTCTAAATCATCTTTTAAGCTGTCATCGATTAAAGAAAAATCAAATTCAGTCGAGAAAGTTGAAATCAGATCCATCAGAAATTCCTTGCACCACTCCATCAGTTCTTTCTTGTCTTCTTGACACAAAAGTCTGGACATTTCTCTTCCGATTTTCTGATCAAGTTGTGCCATAGTATCAGAATCTTCTTCCTCAACATATTCTATAAGTTTATTGTAATATTTTTCATCCTCAAGCAAACGAAAGCATAGAGCTGTTCTATCAGAATCTTTCAGATTTTTTAAATAGTCAGTTGTCAACTGAGTTAACTCTTCAAAATAACGATTCTGAGATTGTCCGTCTTGAAAAGCTAATGTTTCAAACTCTTCCCGAATCGTATAATATTTCTCACCATCATCATCTTCCTTTTCTTCCAGGTTAATTGCTTTTCGAAGCAGATCAACTACAAGTATATTTCCATAATCAACCAAGGCTCTGTAAACATCTTTGGTGATATACATTTCATTAGATAATTCGATCATTTGTTTGTGTTTTAATGGTTTGCATAAATAATCAATGCCATAACTTCCATAATAGATGGCAAGTCTGGTAGTGATGGTGCATCTGGTGTTGGCGGAGAGTAATACTTATTGAATTGACAGGATCGTTTTATTCTATTTGTTGTCAGAATTGTTATCATCCTTAGGATAATTATACTTTTCCTTTATCTCATCAAAAGTGCTGTATTTCTCTTTTATCTCGTCTTCTGTCAAGCTTTCGAGCTTATCCATTTCATCATCTAATTTGTCATTAAACTCTTGAATACTTTCTTCTTCGAAACCACAATATGTCATCTCCCATAAACAGTGAGCGAGTATTTCAATTTCGGTGAAATTGCCCATGCTTTCTTTGCTTATTGGCATAAACAACCACTCATTCCAAGGCGTACCCATCAAACTCCAGGATCCGGAAAATTTATCTGTTGATTCCGAACTTAAATCCGTTGCATTAACGTGTACATAAGACTC is a genomic window containing:
- a CDS encoding HsdR family type I site-specific deoxyribonuclease, translated to MKFTEEKLEQAFIELLEQENIPHVLGAAIKRAPEEVLIKEDLKAYLLQKYMAEELSVSEVDLIIRDLEKLPSSDLYESNKAIMKMVSDGFVFKREDRSKKDLYIQLIDYPTLVISANNVLVTNQEPMAADKQAKYKRKSDRNIYKIVNQLEIEGYQKRIPDGILYINGLPMVVFEFKSAIRPEATIHDAYIQLTTRYHRDIPELFKYNAFCVISDGVNNKAGSFFAPYEFFYAWRKIEGNETEVDGISSMFSMIKGMFQKERLCDIIHNFVYLPDASKKDEKILCRYPQYYAARKLYENIKIHQRPNGDGKGGTYFGATGCGKSFTMLFLTRLLMKSKYFASPTIVLITDRTDLDDQLSGQFTSAKNYIGDNKVISVESRADLRKELQGRNSGGVFLTTIHKFTEDTQLLTDRTNVICISDEAHRSQTNLDQKLRITENGVTKTYGFAKYLHDSLPNATYVGFTGTPVDATLDVFGEVVDAYTMTESVKDEITVRIVYEGRAAKVLLNNSALQQIEEYYSECAEEGANDYQIEESKKAATNMNTIIGDPDRLKALAEDFVKHYEKRVTEGSTVKGKAMFVCSSRQIAYEFYKNVISLRPEWAEVLTCETGSQLTDNEKKEIKPMERVKMIMTRGKDDPKELYELLGSKEYRKELDRQFKNGKSNFKIAIVVDMWLTGFDVPFLDTIYIDKPIQRHNLIQTISRVNRKFEGKNKGLVVDYIGIKKQMNLALAHYNKADSQNFEDIEQSVVVVKDHLDLLAKIFYKFDTSKYFKGSTLEQLNALNMAAEYVQITQEIEKRFMYLVKRLKAAYDICSGSEKLDEIERDHIHFYMAVRSIVFKLTKGNAPDTAQMNAKVREMIKEALLSDGVEEIFKLGDKNESQTDIFEDDYLAKIEKIKLPNTKIKLLQQLLAKAIQDFKKVNKIKGIDFSKKMSDLVSKYNERNEDDVLRSEVLEDFTDEIIDLYHALRKEKESFNEMGIDFEEKAFYDILKALAHKYDFNYPEDKLIELAKKVKDVVDDKAKYTDWSKRDDIKAELKVGLIILLAENDYPPVDRDEVYKEIFEQAENFKKYQEI
- a CDS encoding GHKL domain-containing protein; the protein is MNKKEKILLGTTALLGTALGISIHKNIQQQKNLNETKNSCNHLLEKINRQEAELLQKRGNMHFVKNCLGIIKSFAEDAEESENAEERLNNIVTANQNTIQSIDLIKPLLEHLTYATNNISSNLFEELKHLKVFMRFVKIRSENNCEIKYTLNDNVKPYIKYNICCCILTELLENAFKHSYLSADNNTISIDIKMADDDYMLYKVSNPIYQSKTIHDSSSPGGMGINNIKERLSLYYQNMFEISSEEKNGRYECKLIVKLLKK
- a CDS encoding response regulator gives rise to the protein MFNIVIVDDEETIAKSIEKYCKQSPLVSRTKIETNSSKLLDDLQNSSYDDFNLYLLDIEMTVRGDVIAKKIKAKYPEVQIVFISGYEKRGNILFQNNQLTSGFLDKPVNKSELLNLLSEIHATSLVLKLFNVYDTQQAPVEKPICSADIIAITSDTSVIQKDLPKNNIALLFKNVCFRLNSTIKGFIQDHQIQDKEFIKISGSTLLNLNFIKEFSKSDETITTNNDLVFKVSRSFKPVFDELHNHFSRK
- a CDS encoding DUF6557 family protein, with amino-acid sequence MRLKELIEKYNWKDVKDVLLSQYPDQHKSLEGYEHVLNKLKHTTPKENNFEIVLQTIKEEGEESYVHVNATDLSSESTDKFSGSWSLMGTPWNEWLFMPISKESMGNFTEIEILAHCLWEMTYCGFEEESIQEFNDKLDDEMDKLESLTEDEIKEKYSTFDEIKEKYNYPKDDNNSDNK